In one Silene latifolia isolate original U9 population chromosome 10, ASM4854445v1, whole genome shotgun sequence genomic region, the following are encoded:
- the LOC141606828 gene encoding F-box/LRR-repeat protein At4g14103-like produces MAVETTGSTMAGMDRKLKWQRTSGPFIRDCYADRLTSLPDEVLEQILSWLPTKDAAASQVLSKRMPRAFSCITKVDLDDSLISHCVKFPHLVERTSLYESFIDNVLHKLSQSQQPLTRFRLRFGGDKTTFYRSQLAWHYCKPTCFPNPEPARLYAWISYPLTHCGLRELDLSFHVRNPSEFQFPPGLFTRQLLEVLTLDSNLEINSSTEIPPICLPNLKILNLHSFVFNDHDFVTKLVSNCPALEDLSISYCSWEKADCLTISSQSLQRFTFLVFRDTDEAKFGDIVLIETPNLQYFRYYDNLPMKYNINMNALVEAYVRVRNTKELTSEAAFRNLLSLTRALSNVKYLSMFGWLTQGFYYAAKFKASLPMFRNLKTLKLGAFCDSCCSGRWDIVLLLILYHSPLLEELVCMEGFFDFNETCSIHKPSKFDVATLEAASWGLSQTIPSCCESHLKRIWIYSCYGHVQELNLIKFLLGKASVLKELVISMSMGYNGIKFNSSKLDEFKKNLEEIPRASKSCCIIYSDDQPDYNYITSAPKWLPQVAG; encoded by the exons ATGGCGGTGGAAACAACAG GATCCACGATGGCGGGTATGGACCGAAAACTGAAATGGCAACGTACAAGTGGCCCTTTTATAAGGGACTGTTATGCGGATAGATTAACCAGTTTACCTGATGAGGTATTGGAACAAATTTTGTCGTGGCTCCCAACCAAGGATGCTGCTGCGTCCCAAGTACTGTCCAAGAGGATGCCACGAGCTTTCTCTTGTATAACAAAAGTGGACTTGGATGATTCTCTTATATCACATTGTGTAAAATTTCCCCATCTGGTTGAGCGCACCTCTCTTTACGAGTCATTTATCGACAATGTATTGCATAAATTATCTCAGTCTCAGCAGCCTCTTACTCGGTTTAGACTTCGTTTTGGTGGGGACAAAACCACTTTCTATCGTTCCCAATTAGCTTGGCACTATTGTAAGCCAACTTGTTTCCCCAACCCTGAACCCGCCCGTCTTTATGCATGGATCTCTTACCCGTTAACCCATTGTGGCCTTAGGGAACTTGACCTCTCCTTTCATGTACGCAACCCTTCTGAATTTCAATTTCCGCCCGGACTTTTTACTCGCCAACTGTTAGAGGTGTTGACGCTTGATTCCAATCTTGAGATTAACAGTAGCACTGAAATCCCACCCATTTGTCTCCCTAACTTGAAAATCCTTAACCTCCATTCCTTTGTTTTTAATGACCACGACTTTGTCACTAAGCTAGTTTCAAACTGCCCTGCTCTTGAAGATCTCTCTATCTCTTATTGTTCCTGGGAGAAGGCAGATTGTCTCACCATTTCCTCACAATCGCTTCAGAGATTCACCTTCCTTGTTTTCAGAGATACAGATGAAGCTAAATTCGGTGACATTGTGCTTATTGAGACCCCTAATTTGCAGTATTTTAGATATTACGACAATTTACCAatgaaatataatataaatatgaATGCGCTAGTCGAAGCGTACGTCCGGGTGCGCAATACGAAAGAACTCACTTCCGAGGCTGCTTTCAGGAACCTGCTTAGTCTTACAAGAGCCTTGTCTAATGTTAAATATTTATCTATGTTCGGATGGCTTACTCAG gGTTTTTATTATGCTGCCAAGTTCAAGGCATCACTACCTATGTTTCGTAATCTAAAAACTTTGAAGCTGGGCGCATTCTGTGATTCATGCTGTAGCGGAAGATGGGATATTGTGCTGTTGTTGATCCTTTATCATTCACCTTTGTTAGAAGAACTTGTTTGTATGGAG GGTTTCTTTGATTTCAACGAAACATGTTCTATTCATAAGCCAAGCAAGTTTGATGTGGCTACTCTTGAAGCTGCTAGCTGGGGACTATCTCAAACAATCCCTTCATGTTGCGAATCTCATTTGAAACGAATCTGGATTTACAGTTGCTACGGGCATGTCCAAGAGCTGAATTTGATCAAATTTCTTCTTGGTAAAGCGTCTGTTTTGAAAGAGTTGGTTATATCCATGTCAATGGGATATAATGGAATCAAATTTAATTCATCTAAGTTAGATGAATTTAAGAAGAACCTCGAAGAGATACCGAGGGCATCCAAATCATGTTGTATAATATATTCCGATGATCAACCAGACTACAACTACATTACCTCAGCGCCTAAATGGCTCCCACAAGTTGCGGGGTAA